From Candidatus Schekmanbacteria bacterium, one genomic window encodes:
- a CDS encoding sugar ABC transporter permease has product MKGSVLIKKEKTFAFFLLLPAFLFLAIFSIYPILYSFFLSFFKLSLWKNISVGAFVGFANYTALLRDKIALHSFLITFAFVIITTFFEILFGIVIALVMHNTFKWRGFIRAAILIPWAIPTVVSSQMWRFIFNDQYGFANFLLFGAHTDSYKAWLANPTLAFFSIAAADIWKSSSFAALIILAGLQIIPEDLYEAAKIDGASRWYQFIKITLPLLKPTILVALLFRTIDAFRVFDLVFVMTQGGPGDATNVLQFYGYKKIFAEGFVGYGSTISVIIFLIIFCLSLLYIRMLGKTLMEKRL; this is encoded by the coding sequence GTGAAGGGAAGCGTTCTTATTAAGAAGGAAAAGACATTTGCCTTTTTTTTGCTTCTTCCCGCTTTTCTCTTTCTGGCTATTTTTTCAATATATCCAATCTTATATTCATTTTTTCTGAGCTTTTTCAAACTATCACTATGGAAAAATATATCAGTCGGCGCATTTGTAGGGTTTGCCAATTATACAGCTCTATTAAGAGACAAAATAGCGCTACATTCATTTTTAATAACATTTGCCTTTGTCATTATTACAACTTTTTTCGAAATACTCTTTGGCATAGTTATAGCGTTAGTTATGCATAACACCTTTAAATGGCGAGGCTTCATCAGAGCTGCAATTTTAATACCATGGGCAATTCCTACAGTCGTCTCCTCTCAAATGTGGCGATTTATTTTCAACGACCAGTACGGATTTGCAAACTTTCTTCTTTTTGGTGCTCATACTGATTCATACAAAGCTTGGCTTGCAAATCCTACTCTTGCTTTTTTTTCAATTGCTGCAGCAGATATATGGAAATCCTCTTCATTTGCGGCTTTGATTATTCTTGCGGGACTTCAGATAATACCTGAAGATTTATATGAAGCTGCAAAAATCGACGGTGCCAGCAGATGGTATCAATTTATAAAAATCACCCTTCCTCTTCTAAAGCCCACAATACTGGTAGCTTTGCTTTTCAGGACTATTGATGCTTTTAGAGTTTTCGACCTCGTTTTTGTAATGACACAGGGAGGGCCCGGTGACGCTACAAATGTATTGCAATTTTACGGTTATAAAAAAATCTTTGCAGAAGGATTTGTGGGTTATGGTTCCACGATTTCAGTAATAATTTTTTTAATAATTTTTTGTTTGTCCCTTCTTTACATTAGGATGCTTGGAAAAACTTTAATGGAAAAAAGACTATGA